From the genome of Penaeus chinensis breed Huanghai No. 1 chromosome 37, ASM1920278v2, whole genome shotgun sequence, one region includes:
- the LOC125045300 gene encoding bone morphogenetic protein 7-like produces MGINMSFVELVLLAAGLAHAATFPPPLELPRPPPPPRPVQDQHHAPEHLLKAFGLSQPGVRGWHAEPPQYMLDLYHRLADASGLTRGPGPYGATVIRAFAEREGSGASTFLFSLTGLEEGEEVLEAEFHFYHSRLPKAQRRLLDDNTYLVEVESTKADERRVLGSQHVAAHSAGWRVFKLGSVAADLQEGHGHPRHSLVAFEVRAMTAEGQALPLGLHHGARGSRQPLLVLFNRQASTNDTRDAAELEISSPEEATEEEVSPRIRRSIEAVDAPSPDDALALPCQRQDMHVDFESIGWSSWIVAPEGYNAFQCIGKCRFPLGQNLNPTNHATVQSIMHRAGTFPSVTEPCCVPSVYAYLSLLFYDAEENVVLKQYDKMVALQCGCH; encoded by the exons ATGGGCATCAACATGTCTTTCGTCGAGCTGGTGCTGTTGGCGGCCGGCCTGGCGCACGCGGCCACCTTCCCGCCGCCCCTCgaactccctcgccctcctccgcctcctcgccCAGTCCAGGACCAGCACCACGCCCCCGAGCACCTCCTCAAG GCGTTCGGTCTGAGCCAGCCCGGGGTGCGAGGATGGCACGCTGAGCCGCCGCAGTACATGCTGGACCTCTATCATCGACTGGCGGACGCGAGTGGCCTGACGCGCGGGCCCGGCCCTTACGGCGCCACCGTCATCAGGGCCTTCGCCGAACGAG AGGGGAGTGGCGCCTCCACCTTCCTGTTTTCCCTGACTGgcctggaggagggagaggaagtgctcGAGGCCGAGTTCCACTTCTACCACTCGCGTCTTCCCAAGGCTCAGCGTCGCCTTTTGGATGATAACACGTACTTG gtggaggtggagagcaCGAAGGCAGACGAGCGGCGAGTGCTGGGCAGTCAGCACGTGGCGGCCCACAGCGCCGGCTGGCGAGTGTTCAAACTGGGCTCCGTTGCGGCCGACTTGCAGGAGGGCCACGGCCACCCGCGCCACAGCCTGGTGGCTTTCGAGGTGCGCGCCATGACTGCCGAGGGCCAAGCGCTCCCCCTGGGTCTCCACCATGGCGCCAGAGGCTCCAGGCAGCCGTTGCTCGTCCTTTTTAACAGGCAGGCCAGCACGAACGATACCCGGGACGCAGCCGAACTGG AAATCAGCAGTCCAGAAGAGGCAACGGAGGAGGAGGTTTCGCCTCGAATCCGACGCTCTATAGAGGCCGTTGACGCCCCTTCCCCCGACGACGCCCTCGCACTTCCTTGCCAGCGACAGGACATGCACGTGGACTTCGAGAGCATCGGCTGGTCGTCGTGGATCGTGGCGCCGGAGGGCTACAATGCATTCCAGTGCATAGGGAAATGTCGGTTCCCGCTAGGTCAGAACTTGAACCCGACGAACCACGCCACTGTGCAGAGCATCATGCATCGCGCTGGCACCTTTCCGAGCGTCACCGAACCCTGCTGCGTCCCGTCCGTCTAtgcctatctgtctcttctcttctacgaCGCGGAGGAGAACGTGGTCCTCAAGCAATATGACAAGATGGTCGCTCTGCAGTGTGGCTGTCACTAA